Proteins encoded together in one Plasmodium brasilianum strain Bolivian I chromosome 6, whole genome shotgun sequence window:
- a CDS encoding single-stranded DNA-binding protein — MKLLLLVSIIYINYFSKIWGYISTVKIHNLNSILNKRIISTRRVNIVKLNLQNDNNNYDNNKRFFNNRPVVGEKSLNKITLIGRVGCEPDIKILNGGDKVATFSLATNEFWRDRNTNELKSKTDWHRIVVYDQNIVDLVDKYLRKGRRIYVQGSLHTRRWFGNDLNNQPKQITEIVLSYNRGDLIFLDDRRNFMTRNPPNIQYSENQNINNENINKNSNNSVDIMPQTDDNNKSDSPNDFAHALDDGANNFEGMDEDLDKEGIYDKMNTQEFDE, encoded by the coding sequence ATGAAACTTTTACTTTTGGTGagtataatatacataaattatttttccaaaatatgGGGTTACATAAGTACAGTAAAAATACACAATTTGAATAGCATTTTAAATAAGAGGATAATAAGTACTCGTAGGGTTAATATTGTAAAACTCAATTTACAAAATGACAAcaataattatgataataataaaagattttttaataatagaCCAGTAGTAGGTGAAAAATcactaaataaaattaccTTAATTGGACGAGTTGGATGTGAACCagacataaaaattttaaatggaGGAGATAAAGTAGCTACGTTTAGTTTAGCAACAAATGAATTCTGGAGAGATCGAAATacaaatgaattaaaatcGAAAACAGATTGGCATAGAATAGTTGTTTATGACCAGAATATAGTAGATCTGGTGgataaatatttaagaaaaggaagaagaatatatgtacaagGGTCATTACATACAAGGAGATGGTTTGGTAATGATTTAAATAATCAACCAAAACAAATAACTGAAATAGTTTTGTCCTATAACAGAGGagatttaatatttttagatGATAGACGTAATTTTATGACACGAAACCCACcaaatatacaatatagtgaaaatcaaaatataaataatgagaacataaataaaaattcaaataacaGTGTGGATATTATGCCTCAAACGGATGATAACAATAAAAGTGATAGCCCAAATGATTTTGCACACGCCCTAGACGATGGTGCTAATAACTTTGAGGGGATGGATGAAGACCTTGACAAGGAGGGGATATACGACAAAATGAATACTCAGGAGTTCGATGAGTAA
- a CDS encoding pre-mRNA-processing ATP-dependent RNA helicase PRP5 — MLSFKSPINMGKHSDEYYYKAKEKDNSSRKKKRRERSYDKSEREKEIDDEDMRKYKNYQEEKSYRKRDSEYYKEKIIKERKNSLKENHKKMKVKEYNHCSDEEYKNVYANDNKHNKSYDLSSISSKHVESPTKKKFQGDKYEYQKNERGKRRNMEEMDEKRYAHKCEGKEKEEVEEEEKNNNKVKHNKKGAHCSDNYSSGSSSAEREKYYKRGKIGKGVREEEEEEEERGTERGEEERAEKDLDKEGKKKKKHHYSYARSDSHSTVRGKHDGKREYEKKRKKKKRDSYDGVSSKNDEEEEEQEEQDYQKEKKKKEGKERSREQMSGGKNRVKEHAKGEEENAEEDEEKKEDPNKLSRLERLKLFAEKIKKSGNEKTGKGTKFSLTTTSSSAHKKVHLEVFMLNRKEEDGTNINRNISLDETILNDENRYRGGEEDGGLIMGIKKNGEKGLGEKDEEEVEQGEDPLELFMKNLEIENMEEGDDKEEDGKIRANQCITLDEIYSYHMNRHKFEKVQSEGEDDNANNSNEADRTEEKEICDKEMNKSRIQMNNASSEENQMKNASDEEDEKFHKLFIEALKKKAEDDVKKENEKEVKVTAENGVAGKEDDKRSAKKKQELEIGVISDTEENSNEDLSDDSEFNCETNSLKKVNKKVLQVNHDEIEYLPIKKNIYVQVSEITNMKENDVDMFRKNNGNIIVRGKNCPRPVQYFYQCGLPSKILPILEKKNFKKMFNIQMQTIPALMCGRDVIAIAETGSGKTLSYLFPLIRHVLHQPPLRKNDGPIGIILTPTRELSIQVKNEAKVYCDSVSLKILAVYGGSNIGKQLNTLKRGVEILVGTPGRIIDILTISNCKVTNLNRVSFVVLDEADRLLDLGFESQIHSILNNCRKDKQTAMISATFPNYIQTLAKKLLYKPIEIIVGEKGKTNNNIYQFVEVLDESKKIFRLLKLLGEWVKYGLILIFVNKQLEADVLYLELFKYDYKTLVLHGGQDQADRQCTLQNFKNEQNKILIATSVMARGIDIKNIILVINYECPDHIEDYIHRIGRTGRSNNIGYAYTFITPNEHSKAYDIYNLIKNNIYYLNKTIDIPPELETMVQQYANNKALAKKELGLVVEENADNVDVYTSDGDVENTSSRENVNMPSNAVVPPSPNTPLSRSIPINNNTHPNHNTQSNHNAPLNADPNEMKKIELEIQRIKMNDTMNLSLKAKKINELMKTYNFIAHHQNNYRSVNISQENDIDKAAEQEALKATEHIKDEKERQATFNKTKEDIKKKLINNKMQMESRNESIQRNMLLNVIRTKNMKKYSPYLPHTYITEDNTILEEFYINDYPQHVRLKISHRDVLARIADMSGASCQIKGQYANPSKPNKTNFLLDTKPLHIEITASTYNQVQIARNELTSLLNDFMQKCNIKNQKTSAVYSAFR; from the exons ATGTTATCGTTTAAGAGTCCGATAAATATGGGGAAGCATTCCGATGAGTATTACTATAAAGCAAAAGAGAAGGACAATAgtagcagaaaaaaaaaaagaagagaaagaaGCTATGACAAAAGTGagagagaaaaagaaatagatgATGAAGATATGagaaagtataaaaattatcaagAGGAGAAAAGTTATAGGAAGAGGGACAGTGAATATTACaaagagaaaataattaaagagagaaaaaatagcttaaaagaaaatcataaaaaaatgaaagtgaAAGAATATAACCATTGTAGTGATGAGGAATACAAGAACGTTTATGCAAATGATAACAAGCATAACAAGTCATATGATTTATCATCAATTAGTTCAAAACATGTAGAATCcccaacaaaaaaaaaatttcaggGGGATAAGTATGAGTaccaaaaaaatgaaagaggGAAAAGACGTAACATGGAAGAGATGGATGAAAAGAGGTATGCACATAAGTGCGAagggaaagaaaaagaggaggtagaggaagaagaaaaaaataataataaagtaaaacaCAACAAAAAAGGGGCTCATTGTAGTGACAACTACTCCAGTGGTAGTAGCTCAGCAGAACGGGAAAAATACTACAAAAGGGGGAAAATTGGAAAAGGAGTaagagaagaagaagaagaagaagaagaaaggGGAACAGAAAGAGGAGAAGAAGAAAGAGCAGAAAAGGACTTGGATaaggaaggaaaaaaaaagaaaaaacatcaCTACAGCTATGCACGGAGTGATTCCCATAGCACAGTAAGGGGAAAACACGATGGCAAAAGAgagtatgaaaaaaaaaggaaaaaaaaaaaaagagatagtTACGACGGGGTAAGCAGTAAGAATGATGAGGAGGAAGAGGAACAAGAGGAGCAAGATTaccaaaaggaaaaaaaaaaaaaagaaggaaaagaaagGAGCAGAGAACAGATGAGTGGGGGTAAAAACCGCGTAAAGGAGCACGCAAAAGGTGAAGAAGAAAATGCGGAAGaggatgaagaaaaaaaggaggatCCTAATAAACTTAGCAGACTAGAAAGACTAAAGCTGTTTgcggaaaaaataaaaaaatcagGGAATGAGAAAACAGGGAAAGGCACAAAATTTTCGTTAACCACTACAAGTAGTAGTGCACACAAAAAGGTACATTTAGAGgtttttatgttaaataGGAAAGAGGAAGACGGGACGAatattaatagaaatatatcCTTGGACGAGACCATTTTGAATGATGAAAATCGTTATAGAGGAGGTGAGGAGGACGGTGGTCTTATTATgggtataaaaaaaaatggggaaAAGGGACTAGGAGaaaaagatgaagaagaagtGGAACAGGGAGAAGACCCATTAGAACtgtttatgaaaaatttagaaatagaaaatatggaAGAGGGGGATGATAAGGAGGAGGACGGAAAAATAAGAGCTAATCAGTGCATAACGTTAGACGAAATTTATAGCTACCATATGAACAGACACAAATTTGAAAAAGTGCAAAGTGAGGGGGAGGATGACAATGCGAATAATTCTAATGAAGCTGATAGGACTGAGGAGAAAGAAATATGTGATAAGGAAATGAACAAAAGTAGGATTCAAATGAACAATGCTTCTAGTGAAGAAaatcaaatgaaaaatgcaTCGGATGAGGAAGATGAAAAATTTCACAAACTGTTCATCGAGGCACTTAAGAAAAAAGCGGAGGACGATGTGAAGAAAGAAAATGAGAAGGAAGTAAAAGTTACAGCAGAAAATGGTGTAGCAGGAAAAGAGGATGACAAAAGGAGCGCAAAAAAGAAGCAGGAGCTGGAGATTGGAGTAATAAGCGATACAGAGGAAAACTCAAATGAAGACTTAAGTGACGACAGCGAGTTCAACTGTGAAACGAATAGTTTGAAAAAGGTTAACAAGAAAGTGTTACAGGTCAATCATGACGAAATTGAGTATTtaccaataaaaaaaaatatttatgtacaagtaagtgaaataacaaatatgaaagaaaatGATGTTGACatgtttagaaaaaataatggaaatatAATTGTGAGGGGTAAAAATTGTCCTCGTCCAGTGCAATACTTTTATCAATGTGGATTACCTTCAAAAATTTTACccattttagaaaaaaaaaattttaaaaaaatgttcaacATACAAATGCAAACTATACCTGCACTTATGTGTGGTAGAGATGTTATAGCTATAGCTGAGACAGGTAGTGGAAAAACCTTGTCCTATTTATTTCCTCTAATTCGACATGTTTTACATCAACCACCTTTGAGAAAAAATGATGGACCTATAGGTATTATCCTCACACCTACAAGAGAGTTAAGTATacaagtaaaaaatgaagcaaaaGTATATTGCGATTCTGTtagtttaaaaatattagcaGTATATGGAGGTTCCAATATAGGAAAGCAATTGAATACTTTAAAAAGAGGAGTAGAAATATTAGTAGGTACTCCAGGTCGTATTATAGATATACTAACTATTAGTAATTGTAAAGTAACTAATTTGAATAGAGTATCATTTGTTGTATTAGATGAAGCAGACCGTTTGTTAGACTTAGGATTTGAATCTCAGATTCAtagtatattaaataattgtaGAAAGGATAAACAGACAGCTATGATTTCTGCTACGTTTCCGAATTATATACAAACCttagcaaaaaaattattatataaacctatagaaataatagttggagaaaagggaaaaacgaataataatatttatcagTTTGTTGAAGTACTGGATGaatctaaaaaaatttttcgacttttaaaattactaGGTGAATGGGTAAAATATGGgttaattcttatttttgttaataaacaGTTAGAAGCAGATGTGTTATATTTAGAATTATTCAAATATGATTATAAAACGTTAGTATTACATGGAGGGCAGGATCAAGCAGATCGACAATGTACTTTAcagaattttaaaaatgaacaaaacaaaattttaattgcTACTTCTGTTATGGCGAGAGGaatagatataaaaaatattatactaGTAATTAATTATGAATGTCCAGATCATATAGAAGATTATATTCATAGGATTGGTAGAACAGGACGATCTAATAATATAGGATATGCTTACACGTTTATTACACCTAATGAACATTCAAAAGCGTATgacatttataatttaattaaaaataatatttattacttaaataaaacaatagaTATACCACCTGAACTTGAAACCATGGTTCAACAATATGCAAATA ACAAAGCTCTTGCCAAAAAGGAGCTCGGTTTAGTAGTAGAGGAAAATGCGGACAATGTAGATGTGTATACCTCCGACGGGGATGTAGAAAACACTTCGAGTAGGGAAAATGTGAATATGCCATCTAACGCTGTAGTGCCACCTTCCCCTAACACGCCACTTAGCCGTAGCATACcaattaacaataatacgCATCCTAACCATAACACGCAGTCTAACCATAACGCTCCGCTTAACGCGGACCCTAATGAGATGAAAAAAATCGAACTAGAAATACAACGAATAAAGATGAACGACACAATGAACTTATCATtgaaagcaaaaaaaataaacgaactgatgaaaacatataattttattgcaCATCATCAAAACAACTACAGGAGTGTTAATATATCCCAGGAGAATGATATTGACAAGGCTGCAGAGCAAGAAGCATTAAAAGCAACAGAACATATAAAGGATGAAAAAGAAAGGCAAGCTACATTTAACAAAACCAAGGaggatattaaaaaaaaattaataaataacaaaatgcAAATGGAATCGAGAAATGAAAGTATTCAAAGAAATATGCTTTTAAATGTTAtcagaacaaaaaatatgaagaaatattCCCCTTACTTaccacatacatatattacagAGGATAACACAATTTTAGAAGAATTTTACATTAATGATTACCCACAACATGTTCGTTTAAAAATTTCTCATCGCGATGTTTTGGCAAGAATTGCTGATATGTCAGGAGCTAGCTGTCAAATTAAAGGACAATATGCTAACCCATCCAAACCAAATAAAACCAATTTCTTACTAGACACTAAACCACTACACATAGAAATTACTGCATCAACATACAATCAAGTACAAATAGCTCGAAATGAACTCACATCTCTTCTTAATGATTTTATGCAAAAATGTAACATCAAAAATCAGAAAACAAGTGCTGTATATAGTGCCTTTCGTTAG